A part of Tessaracoccus timonensis genomic DNA contains:
- a CDS encoding ABC transporter ATP-binding protein, protein MISVRNVHRFFGEKHVLKDVSFDIKPGLMTGFVGGNGAGKTTTMRIILGVLAATEGEVLVDGKPITREFRSNIGYMPEERGLYPKMKVIDQLVYLGQLHGQSAADAKRRGLELLEQLQLNGDPKDTLESLSLGNQQRAQIAAALVHEPAALILDEPFSGLDPGAVDQTLTVLRDVAATGAPVLFSSHQLDVVERLCDELVIIANGEIRASGTRAEILAADQRDEWELVTDGDTGWVRDAGVNVLEFDGNYVKFHCADETQANRVLAEALQRGRVQRFGPVQRTLHEIYKELAQ, encoded by the coding sequence ATGATCAGCGTACGAAATGTGCACCGATTCTTCGGTGAGAAACATGTCCTGAAGGATGTCTCCTTCGACATCAAGCCTGGCCTCATGACTGGTTTCGTCGGCGGTAACGGCGCCGGAAAAACCACCACAATGCGTATCATCCTGGGCGTCCTGGCGGCCACGGAGGGTGAGGTGCTCGTCGACGGCAAACCCATCACACGCGAGTTCCGCTCCAACATCGGCTACATGCCCGAAGAGCGCGGGCTCTACCCGAAGATGAAGGTCATCGACCAGCTCGTCTACCTCGGCCAGCTGCACGGGCAGTCCGCCGCCGACGCAAAGCGCCGCGGGCTGGAACTCCTCGAACAGCTCCAGCTCAATGGCGACCCGAAGGACACCCTCGAGTCGCTCTCCCTCGGCAACCAGCAGCGCGCCCAAATCGCCGCTGCCTTGGTGCATGAGCCGGCCGCGCTCATCCTCGACGAGCCATTCTCCGGCCTCGACCCGGGCGCCGTTGACCAGACCCTCACGGTGCTGCGCGACGTCGCCGCCACCGGTGCGCCGGTGCTGTTCTCCTCGCACCAGCTCGACGTGGTGGAGCGGCTGTGCGACGAGCTCGTCATCATCGCTAACGGCGAAATCCGCGCGAGCGGCACCAGAGCAGAGATTCTCGCCGCTGACCAGCGCGATGAGTGGGAGCTCGTCACCGACGGCGACACCGGCTGGGTGCGCGACGCCGGCGTGAACGTCCTCGAGTTCGACGGCAACTACGTCAAGTTCCACTGCGCCGACGAGACGCAGGCCAACCGGGTGCTCGCCGAAGCGCTCCAGCGCGGCCGTGTGCAGCGCTTCGGCCCCGTCCAGCGCACCCTGCACGAGATCTACAAGGAGTTGGCACAGTGA
- a CDS encoding response regulator transcription factor, with translation MTTVLLVDDQALIRSGFATILNTEPDIEVVGQASNGEEGVQLALELEPDVICMDVQMPVMDGIEATRKLTAAGCPSSVLILTTFDRDDFLFETLQAGASGFLLKTAEAEQLIDAIHVLGAGDGLLSPQVTRRVIARFASTRPASMSAPQVDALTSRERDTLLALARGLSNAEIADELVVSPETVKTHVSNILMKLGLRDRIAAVIWAYEHGLVSPSHS, from the coding sequence ATGACCACTGTCCTACTCGTGGATGACCAAGCCCTCATCCGCTCCGGATTCGCCACCATCTTGAACACAGAGCCGGACATCGAGGTGGTGGGCCAAGCGAGCAACGGCGAGGAAGGCGTGCAGCTCGCGCTCGAGTTAGAACCCGACGTGATCTGTATGGACGTGCAGATGCCGGTGATGGACGGCATCGAAGCCACGCGCAAGCTCACCGCGGCGGGGTGCCCGTCGTCGGTGCTCATCCTCACCACGTTCGATCGCGACGACTTCCTCTTCGAGACGTTGCAGGCGGGCGCCTCCGGCTTCCTCCTGAAGACCGCCGAAGCCGAGCAGCTGATCGACGCCATCCACGTACTGGGCGCCGGCGACGGGCTACTCAGCCCGCAGGTGACACGTCGGGTGATCGCCCGCTTCGCCAGCACACGGCCTGCCTCGATGAGCGCCCCCCAGGTGGACGCGCTCACGTCGAGAGAGCGCGACACCCTCCTCGCGCTCGCACGTGGATTATCGAATGCGGAGATCGCCGACGAGCTCGTCGTGAGCCCGGAGACGGTGAAAACGCACGTGTCGAACATCCTCATGAAGCTCGGGCTGCGCGACCGCATCGCAGCGGTGATCTGGGCATACGAGCACGGGCTCGTCTCCCCCTCGCACAGCTGA
- a CDS encoding sensor histidine kinase, which produces MQTRPLPPNWLRTDALVALALAALGCGMSWLIIAAGMSHFSQSWGLQCLGTVVSSLPLVWRRRFPLVAGMAQAVLYNVATFFTGIDIYTSQVVLFLGFYSIGAWSAKRGQALLVRILICLLMAVSFVVASFASLEKVTGAEAISATQMAAFIVINSIVNIAFFTGAWIFGDQAWDQATERAELEDADASIKQLQAQLVESAVEEERLRIARELHDVVAHHVTAMSVQAAAARRLIERDPDAATASLKQVESSGRAAVRDLRSMVLTLRDTDDAPAPEPTLADLAPLVTTARSKGQRAAYEEIGTIPELTPAAELALYRAAQEGLTNAAKHAGPHATVHVRLRGLPDAVELEIADDGRGTATTLPGTGTGLIGMRERITAVGGTLEAGPKPRGGFRIRATIPAGAAR; this is translated from the coding sequence ATGCAGACCCGCCCATTGCCCCCAAACTGGTTGCGCACCGACGCGCTCGTGGCGCTCGCGCTCGCCGCGCTGGGTTGCGGTATGTCGTGGCTCATCATCGCCGCCGGCATGTCGCATTTCTCACAGTCGTGGGGATTGCAGTGCCTAGGCACCGTCGTGAGCTCGTTGCCGTTGGTGTGGCGCCGACGGTTCCCCCTCGTCGCGGGTATGGCGCAGGCCGTCTTGTACAACGTGGCAACCTTTTTCACCGGGATAGATATCTACACCTCGCAGGTGGTGCTCTTCCTCGGTTTCTACTCGATCGGCGCGTGGTCGGCGAAACGCGGTCAGGCGCTGTTGGTACGCATCTTGATCTGCCTGCTCATGGCGGTGAGCTTCGTGGTGGCGTCGTTTGCGAGCTTGGAAAAGGTCACGGGGGCGGAGGCAATCAGCGCCACCCAGATGGCGGCGTTCATTGTGATCAACAGCATCGTCAACATCGCGTTCTTCACCGGCGCCTGGATCTTCGGTGATCAGGCGTGGGATCAGGCGACGGAGCGAGCCGAACTGGAAGACGCCGACGCCAGCATCAAGCAGCTCCAGGCCCAGCTGGTGGAGTCCGCCGTCGAGGAGGAGCGCCTGCGCATCGCCCGCGAATTGCATGACGTCGTGGCCCACCATGTCACCGCTATGTCGGTGCAGGCGGCGGCCGCACGTCGGCTCATAGAGCGCGATCCCGATGCCGCAACAGCGTCGCTGAAACAGGTGGAGTCGAGCGGCCGCGCCGCAGTGAGAGATCTCCGCAGCATGGTGCTCACCTTGCGCGACACCGACGATGCGCCCGCTCCGGAACCGACGCTCGCAGACCTCGCTCCACTCGTCACAACTGCCCGTAGCAAGGGCCAACGCGCCGCCTACGAGGAGATCGGCACCATTCCTGAGCTCACCCCCGCCGCTGAACTCGCGCTCTACCGCGCCGCCCAGGAAGGCCTCACCAACGCCGCCAAACACGCCGGCCCCCATGCGACGGTGCACGTGCGGCTGCGCGGGTTGCCAGATGCCGTCGAGCTGGAGATTGCCGACGATGGGCGCGGCACTGCAACCACCCTGCCGGGCACCGGCACCGGGCTCATTGGGATGCGTGAGCGGATCACCGCCGTCGGTGGCACGCTAGAAGCAGGCCCGAAACCTCGTGGCGGATTCCGCATCCGCGCCACCATCCCAGCAGGAGCTGCACGATGA
- a CDS encoding MFS transporter has product MRSKESLPSSVWVLLAAAFSIAMGFGLIAPVLPQFANSMAKEVFPDAAVTATSVVVSAFAVFRLLWATPAGSLVSKFGEKAIYIVGVFTVAASSALTAFAQNYWQLLIFRSLGGVGSVMFTVSAMGLLIRIAPSHMRGRVSALYGAMFMIGNMVGPVFGGTLAEFGVAVPFLLYAGALLIAGIIMWAKMPSTSPTRTTGGVAASAPMTLAEAFRDRAFLANIPGLFGHGWANFGVRTALVPLFIAAVVSDKAWVAGAALALFAIGTALALPFASTFADRHGRKPMIMGGLAAAGVFTIMLGFTASMWLTLPLCLLAGFGAGMFNPASQAVTADVIGGDRSAGKVVASTQMMTDVGSIVGPLAAGAIADAMGFGWAFGITGAILLLGALAWIGTPDTLRRTYS; this is encoded by the coding sequence ATGAGAAGCAAAGAGAGTCTGCCGTCGAGCGTATGGGTGCTCCTGGCCGCGGCGTTCTCTATTGCGATGGGGTTCGGGCTCATCGCGCCTGTGCTGCCGCAATTCGCCAACTCGATGGCGAAAGAGGTGTTCCCCGACGCAGCGGTCACCGCGACGAGCGTCGTCGTGAGTGCCTTCGCCGTGTTCCGACTGCTCTGGGCGACACCGGCCGGCTCGCTCGTGTCGAAGTTCGGCGAAAAGGCCATCTACATCGTCGGGGTGTTCACCGTCGCAGCGTCCTCGGCACTCACCGCCTTCGCACAAAACTACTGGCAGCTGCTGATCTTCCGCTCGCTGGGCGGCGTCGGTTCCGTGATGTTCACCGTCTCCGCGATGGGGCTGCTGATTCGCATCGCTCCCAGTCACATGCGTGGGCGAGTGTCGGCGCTGTATGGCGCCATGTTCATGATCGGCAACATGGTGGGGCCCGTGTTCGGCGGCACGCTGGCGGAGTTTGGGGTGGCAGTGCCGTTCCTGTTGTACGCCGGTGCGCTCCTGATCGCCGGCATCATCATGTGGGCGAAGATGCCGTCGACATCACCTACTAGGACGACGGGTGGCGTCGCGGCCTCCGCACCCATGACCCTGGCTGAGGCGTTTCGAGATAGGGCATTCCTGGCGAACATTCCGGGCCTGTTTGGGCACGGCTGGGCGAACTTCGGCGTTCGCACAGCGTTGGTGCCGCTGTTCATTGCTGCCGTGGTGTCGGACAAGGCGTGGGTGGCGGGCGCGGCGCTCGCGCTCTTCGCGATCGGCACGGCGCTCGCTCTGCCGTTCGCGTCGACGTTCGCCGATCGGCACGGCCGCAAACCCATGATCATGGGCGGGCTGGCAGCTGCGGGCGTCTTTACGATCATGCTGGGGTTCACCGCGTCGATGTGGCTCACCCTTCCGCTCTGCCTGCTTGCCGGATTCGGCGCGGGCATGTTCAATCCGGCGTCGCAGGCCGTGACCGCAGACGTTATCGGCGGCGATCGCTCGGCCGGCAAAGTGGTAGCCAGCACGCAGATGATGACGGACGTCGGTTCCATCGTCGGGCCGCTGGCTGCTGGCGCCATCGCTGACGCCATGGGGTTCGGTTGGGCGTTCGGCATCACCGGCGCGATCCTGCTGCTGGGTGCGCTGGCGTGGATCGGCACCCCGGATACGTTGCGTCGCACCTACTCCTGA
- the metG gene encoding methionine--tRNA ligase, with the protein MSDILNAVAWPYANGPRHIGHVSGFGVPSDVFSRFMRMRGHNVLMVSGSDEHGTAIQVKADQEGLTARETADKYHAQIVEDLQGLGLSYDLYTRTTTPNHAAVVQDVFLALLDNGYLTKQSQMGAISPSTGRTLPDRFIEGTCPLCGYDGARGDQCDNCGKQLDPADLINPRSRTNGETPKFVETEHYFLDLPKLANKLGEWLDTRQEWRPNVLKFSHNLLEDLHPRAITRDLDWGIQVPVEGWEDNPMKSIYVWFDAVIGYLSATKEWAKRSGDEDAWRTFWNEPETKSYYFMGKDNIVFHSVIWPAILLGCNGEGSAGGEIRPSLGKLQLPTEVVSSEFMTMKGSKVSSSRGASIFVKDFLAEFGPDALRYFIAVAGPENNDTDFTWDEFVRRINYELANEWGNLVNRSISMAHKNIGAVPTPGEFTDDDRALLAECERAFTTVGEDIEARRFKAGITEAMRIVGLANKYISDQEPWKKKDDTERRDTILYVALQAVTDCNTLLTPYLPHSAQKVFEALGGDGVWAAQPEIVEVTDGDMTYPTLQGDYTTQLAAWEHRAIVPGTPLDKPSPLFQKLDEKLGQTGPSWAPIGE; encoded by the coding sequence ATGTCCGACATCTTGAACGCCGTCGCCTGGCCGTACGCCAACGGCCCGCGCCACATTGGTCACGTCTCCGGTTTTGGAGTTCCCTCCGACGTGTTCTCAAGGTTCATGCGAATGCGCGGGCACAACGTGCTCATGGTGTCGGGCTCCGACGAGCACGGCACCGCGATTCAGGTGAAGGCCGACCAGGAGGGGCTCACCGCTCGCGAGACCGCGGACAAATACCACGCCCAGATCGTGGAAGACCTGCAGGGCCTCGGGCTCAGCTACGACCTCTACACCCGCACCACGACGCCGAACCACGCCGCCGTCGTACAAGACGTCTTCCTCGCGCTGCTCGACAACGGCTACCTCACCAAGCAGTCGCAGATGGGCGCGATCTCCCCGTCGACCGGGCGCACGCTGCCCGACCGCTTCATCGAGGGCACCTGCCCGCTGTGTGGCTACGACGGTGCCCGCGGCGACCAGTGCGACAACTGCGGCAAGCAGCTTGATCCGGCTGATCTCATCAACCCGCGCTCCCGCACCAACGGCGAGACGCCGAAGTTCGTCGAAACCGAGCACTACTTCCTCGACCTGCCGAAGCTTGCCAACAAGCTCGGCGAATGGCTCGACACCCGCCAAGAGTGGCGGCCAAACGTCCTCAAGTTCTCCCACAACCTGCTGGAGGACCTCCACCCGCGTGCCATCACGCGCGACCTCGACTGGGGCATCCAGGTGCCCGTCGAAGGCTGGGAAGACAACCCGATGAAGTCGATCTACGTGTGGTTCGACGCCGTGATTGGGTACCTGTCTGCGACGAAGGAATGGGCCAAGCGCTCCGGTGACGAGGACGCCTGGCGCACCTTCTGGAACGAGCCCGAGACCAAGTCGTACTACTTCATGGGCAAAGACAACATCGTCTTCCACTCCGTGATCTGGCCGGCTATTTTGCTCGGCTGCAACGGCGAGGGCAGCGCTGGCGGTGAGATTCGCCCGTCGCTCGGGAAGCTTCAGCTGCCCACCGAGGTGGTGAGCTCTGAGTTCATGACGATGAAGGGCTCGAAGGTGTCCAGCTCGCGCGGCGCGAGCATCTTCGTGAAAGACTTCCTCGCCGAGTTTGGCCCCGACGCACTGCGCTACTTCATCGCCGTCGCCGGGCCTGAAAACAACGACACCGACTTCACGTGGGACGAGTTCGTGCGTCGCATCAACTACGAACTCGCCAACGAGTGGGGCAACCTCGTCAACCGCTCCATCTCGATGGCGCACAAGAACATCGGTGCGGTGCCGACGCCAGGAGAGTTCACCGACGACGACCGCGCCCTGCTGGCGGAATGCGAGCGGGCGTTCACCACCGTCGGAGAAGACATCGAAGCACGGCGCTTCAAGGCCGGCATCACCGAGGCGATGCGCATCGTCGGACTAGCCAACAAGTACATCTCGGATCAGGAGCCGTGGAAGAAGAAGGACGACACCGAGCGTCGCGACACCATCCTCTACGTCGCGCTCCAGGCCGTGACCGACTGCAACACGCTGCTCACGCCGTACCTGCCGCACTCAGCGCAGAAGGTGTTCGAGGCGCTGGGCGGCGACGGCGTGTGGGCGGCACAGCCGGAGATCGTCGAAGTGACCGACGGCGACATGACGTACCCCACGCTGCAGGGCGACTACACGACGCAGCTGGCAGCCTGGGAACATCGCGCGATCGTGCCGGGAACACCGCTGGACAAGCCCAGCCCGCTGTTCCAAAAGCTCGACGAAAAGCTCGGCCAGACAGGCCCCAGCTGGGCGCCGATTGGCGAGTGA